The sequence below is a genomic window from Acidilobus saccharovorans 345-15.
GTTAAGGCTGACGCCACCGTCAGGGAGATAGCTGAGAAGATAAGCCCGTCGCTGGCCACCAGCATGAGGTACGCCAGGATATGGGGCAAGGGGGCCAAGTACGAGGGCCAGAGGGTGGGGCCCGACTACGTGCCTCAGGACGGCGACATCATAGAGATAAGGTGATCACTCGGCGAGGCCCTCGGCCTCCTGCTCAAGTATGCTCGGGCATATGAGCTTCATTGACGCGCTCAGCAGCGCGTCGGCCAGCGGCACCACTACCGCTGCGGCGCCACCCTCGTGGAGTGCCATGTCCCTCAGCTCCGAGGCAATCATGGCCGCGTTAAGCAGCCTCCTGCCGCTGGCGCTTGCAAGGCCTCCCAGGAACTCGCCCACTGCCTCCTTCAGCTTGTTGAGCAGGTCAGCCCTGCCCTTCAGCACAACCGAGGAGTCGGCCACCATAGAGGGGAGGGCCAGGAGCACCCCGTAGGCCATGGGGTCCACGATGTCTGAGCCCTTAGAGCTGCTCCTGAGGGAGGACTCTATGAGCTCCAGGGCCTGCCCCTCAAGCCTCCTTATCTCGGCCTCCTCGGCCCCGGAGGCCGCGGCCTCGAGCAGTTGCTGGAGCGAGCTGCTGGCCTCCTTTATGAGTCTGGCAGCGTCGAGGTTCAGGGAGGGGGCCAGGGTCACTATCAGCCTGTCCGTGCCCCTCTCCACGGAGGCCACCTTCTTGCTGGCGTTGAGCTCGGCCATGAGCCTCTTGACGTCGGCCTCCCCTAGGCCCTTGATAAGTATCTCCACCTTGTCGTAGCCGTGCACAAAGGCGCAGTTAACTATTGCCTCAACGCCGGCCATCCTGGCTATCCCATTATACCTTATGGCAACCGTGCCGGCCCTGTCCTCTGCCCTCTGGTCCCTGGGCTGCACAAGCAGCTTGCCGCCGCTCTCGATCACCTCTATCTCGTCGCCCACCTTTATCCCTAGCCTCCTGGCCCACTGCTTCGGCAGCGTTATTATCAGGCTTGACCCTCCGAGCCTCTGGACCTTCCTTGTGGTCGCGGTTTCACTCAAGCTTCCCGCACCCGACTCTACAGGTATATGGCCGTATATATAACTTTAACGCCGTTAAAGAAAATTAGATGTTATTCTAAAAAGAAAATCATCTAAGTTGGGTACTTTTTATGGGAGGAGAGCTCAATTTACTTATATTTGCGGCTTCTCACAGAACTGCAGGTGAGGCGCTCAAAGTTGGTTATGCTAGAGATCAGGTGGCACGGCAGGGGAGGACAGGGAGCTGTAACGGCGAGCGAGGTCATAGCGTCGGCGTCAATCATTGAGGGCAAGTACGCGCTGGCGTTCCCTGAGTTCGGCGCTGAGAGGAGAGGGGCGCCCGTGAGGGCCTACACCAGGGTAACTGACAGCCCCCTCATACCCAGGACCCCCATAGAGCACCCTGACGTGGTGGTCGTGCTCGACAGGAGCCTGCTCAAGCCCTCCTACATAGAGGGCCTGAAGGACGGGGGCATCCTGGTGGCCAACAGCCCCCTCAAGCCGGACGAGCTCCTCCAGAAGCTCGGCTTCGCCAACAGGTACAGGGCCGCAACGGTCGACGCTACATCGGTGGCCATGAAGTGGCTGAAGGCCAACATAGTTAACACGGCAATACTGGGGGCGCTGGTCAAGTCAACGGAGATAGTAAAGTTAGACACCGTGTTAGACGTAATAAGGTCCAGGTTCCATGGTAAGATTGCGGAGGCGAACGTGATGGCAGTCAAGGAGGCCTACGACCTGACCCAGCTCTCGTGGAGGTGAGCAGGATGTCCGTGAGGTTGCCAGGCTGGAAGGAGATGGCGATCGGCGGCATAATAGTGAACCCTGGGAACAGCCTCGAGTACAAGACGGGCGACTGGAAGGTCCTCATGCCCGTGATAGACCAGGACAAGTGCATAAGGTGCAGGATCTGCTGGTACGTCTGCCCCGACAACGCCATAAAGGAGCTCGACAAGCCCCACACAACTAAGGCCAAGAGGGTCTACAAGATAAGCTATGACGTTGACTATGACTACTGCAAGGGGTGCGGCATGTGCGCCCAGGAGTGCCCAGTTAAGGCGATCGACATGGTTCCTGTGGAGGTGAGCTGAGGTGCAGGCACAGGTCCAGTACAAGAGGCCCATACCCCTGAGCACTAACTACGCGGTGGCCCACGCGGCCAAGGACTTAGACGTTGACGTCATAGCGGCCTACCCTATAACCCCGCAGACCACGGTGGTCGAGAAGCTCTCAGAGTTCGTCGCCAACGGCGAGCTTGACGCTGAGTTCATACACGTGGAAAGCGAGCACAGCGCCCTTAGCGCCACCCTGGCCGCCTCGCTGGCGGGCGCGAGGGCCTTCACCGCCACGGCCAGCCAGGGACTGGCATTCATGCACGAGATGCTTCACGTGGCCTCTGGCCTGAGGGCCCCCATAGTCATGAGCGTAGCCATGAGGGCCCTCAGCGCACCGATAAGCATATGGAACGACCAGACGGACCTGTTCAACGCGAGGGACGCCGGCTGGATAATCTACTTCGTCCACACTGCCCAGGAGGCCTACGACACCATAATACAGGCCTACAGGCTCGCCGAGGACAGGGACGTGCTGCTGCCCGTCATGGTGGGCTATGACGGCTACGTCATGAGCCACACCACAGAGCCCGTGGTGGTCGAGGACAGGGAGTCCGTGCTCAAGTTCGCGCCCAAGAGGCCCTACCCGTACAGGCTTGACCCGGACCACCCGGTGACCATAGGACCCATAGTGCCGCCTGAGTACTACTATGAGATAAAGTACCAGCAGGTCAAGGCCATGGAGGGGGTGCCGGAGAAGGCTGAGGAGATAGACAGGGAGTTCGGCAAGACCTTCGGCAGGAGCTACGGCATCATGGAGTGCTACATGTGCGACGGAGCTGAGGCGCTAATAGTTGCTAACGCCAGCTACGCCGCCACCATGAAGAGCGTGCTGCCGGACGCCTGGAAGCAGGGACTCAAGGTAGGCCTGCTGAGGCTCAGGCTCTACAGGCCGTTCCCAGTCAAGCACTTCGTCAACTACACGTCCAACGTGAAGAGCGTGCTTGTAATAGACAGGGCCATAAGCTACGGCGCGCCCTACCAGGGGCCTCTGGCCAACGAGATAGCCGGCCTCAAGGTCAGGGAGGACCTCGGCTTCAACCTGACCAGCGTCGTGGCAGGCATAGGGCAGAGGGCCATGGAGAACGAGGACTTCTTGGCTATTGCTCGCCTGGCCTGGGAGGCCAGGACGAGGAAGTACCCTGAGACCATATTCTATGGGGTGAGGGAGTGATGGCGGAGCAGGCTAAGAAGCTTCCCAGGATAAAGAGCCTGTTCGACCTGCCCAGGGACGAGTACTTCCTGAGCGGTCACGGCCTCTGCGCAGGGTGCACGGCTGGCACGATAATGAGGATGCTGACCAAGGTGGCGGGCAAGGACGCAATAATAGTGAACGCCACCGGCTGCGTCGAGGTCTCAACGACCAGGTACCCGTACTCCAACTGGTTGGTGCCGTGGTTCCACTCCGCCTTCGAGAACGCGGGCGCCAGCGCTGGAGGAATAGCCAGGGCCATCGAGGTGATGAAGAGGAAGGGCATGATACCCAAGGACAAGCAGGTCAAGGTGATAGCGGTCGGCGGCGACGGCGGCACCGTTGACATAGGCCTGCAGAGCCTGAGCGGCATGCTGGAGAGGAGGGACCCAGTAATGTACGTGCTCTACGACAACGAGGCCTACATGAACACCGGCATACAGAGGAGCGGCGCGACGCCGTTCCACGCGTGGACTACAACGACGCCTGCAGGCAAGGTGTGGAGGGGCGAGTGGAGGACCAAGAAGGACATAGCTATGATAGTCGCCGCCCACAGGATACCCTACGTGGCTACTGCCAACCCTGCCTACCCGCAGGACATGATAAACAAGTTCATAAGGGGCCTGGAGGTCCTCGACGAGGGACCGTCGTTCATACACGTGCTGATGGCATGCACAACAGGCTGGAGGTTCGACCCCGCCCTCGGAATAACCATATCAAGGCTTGCCACTGAAACCGGCGTGTTCCCGCTCTATGAGATTGACCACGGCAACTTCAGGGTCACGTTCCCGATAGCCAAGAGGAAGCCGGTGTCGGAGTACCTTAAGCTGCAGGGCAGGTTCGCCCACCTGACGCCCGCCGAGATAGAGGAGGTACAGAAGCTCGTTGATGAGAGGGTGGCCGAGATAAACAAGCTGGCCGGAAAGGAGGTAATAGGTCCAGTAGTTAAGTCCTGATAGCCTTCAGTTCCCTTTTAACTTACCCGTAACATTGTTTTTGTTAATTGTATACAGTAACGGCCAGGCCACTCAGTAGGAAAGCTTAAATATCCTTTCCTGTGGCCAAGCCTCAGGCGACCCACCTTTGTGGTGGAGGCTCATAGGCCCGTCATCGGGCCTGGAGGAATCTCAGGCTTAACTTCATGGCTTTTTGGTAGTGCTCATTATAGTTCCTTTATGAAGCGCGGGGTGAGGCCGCTTGGCTGACCGCGGCATTATAGAGGAGGACAGGAAGCTCAGCCGCTCCCTGGGCCTCTGGCACTACGTGGCAATAAACATAGGCGCAATAATAGGCTCCGGCTGGCTCCTCGCGCCCCTTGGAGCTTCCGCCTTCAACGGGCCCCTCTCGGTGGCCTCGTGGGTGGTGGCGGCCGCCCTCGTGGCCTTCATGGCAATTGCCTACGCCTACCTGGCCTCGGCGGCGCCAAGGACCGGTGCCGTGGTCAGGTACCCGCAGATGGCCCACGGGGACCTCGTGGGGTTCTCTACAGGCGCGCTCTACCTGCTCTCAATATCGTCGCTGCTTCCAGCTGAGGCGGTGGCAACGGTCTACTACGCAAGCTATTACGTGCCAGGGCTCGTCAAGAGCGCCACGGTGCTCGGGCAGCAGCTGACGGTGCTGACCCCCAAGGGGCTCCTCCTGGCGCTGGCGATAGTGATTGTAATCTTCGTCATTAACTACTTCGGGGTTTCGCTCGTGGGCAACGTGAGCCTCGCCCTGATGGTCTGGAAAATAGCGGTCCCCCTGACAGTGATAGCCGCCCTGCTGGCCCTCGCCTTTAACCCGCACAACTTCGCCCTTGCCGTTAGCACCCAGGCCTCCGGCGAGGGGCTCTCGAGCGCAGCAGCCATATTTGCAGCCATACCAGTAACAGGCATAGCTTACGCCCTGCTGGGCTTCAGGCAGGCGGTTGAGTACAGCGGCGAGGGCAGGAAGGCCTCCAGCGACGTCCCTAAGGCGGTCATACTCTCGGTGGCGTTAACGGCGATCATATTCATACTGCTTCAGGTGGCCTTCATAGGGGGCCTCAGGTGGTCTAGCATAGAGGTTAACGAGACCGTCAGGCTCAGCAACGGAACCGTAGTGAGGCGCCTCGAGCCCGTGACCCCGGGCAACTGGAGCGCCCTGGCCGTGTCAAACATAGCCGCGGCCCCGCTGGCCAGCGAGCTGGCCATTGTGGGCCTCGGGGTGCTCAGCATAGTCATGATAATAGACGCCTGGGTCTCGCCCCTGGGCAACGCAGTAGTGCAGATGGGCAACCTGGGCAGGATAGTCTACGGCATGGCAGCCAACGGGCACCTGCCCCGCAGGCTGAGCGGCCTCAACAGGTACGCAGTGCCTGGCCTTGGACTTATAGTGGCCCTAGCGCTTGGCCTCATCTTCCTTCTGCCCTTCCCAAGCTGGTACGCTATAGGAAGCTACGCCGTGCTCACGACCCTGCTGACCTATGTGACTGGAGGGACAGCCCTAGGCGCCTTCACGGCCAGGAGCAGGTCAGTTAAGCTGCTTATGGCGGGCGCGCTGGGCGCCGTAGGGGCCTCGCTGATAGCCTACTGGGCCGGCATGATACCCATGATACCGGTGTTCATAACGTTCATATCAGCCCTGGCGGCGTTCATGATAATAAGGGCCTTCTCTTCGCGCACCTCAATGTTAGCGGTGGCCCTGCCCTACGCGGCCGCCGTAGCGTTCTCAGACTACATACTTGCGGTCAAGGTGTTCTACCCGCTAAGCTCAGGGATAAGCGTCCCTGAGCAGGCGGTGGTGCGCTACCTGGCCCTTGCCATGCTGCTCTCCGTGCTTTCCACCGCGGCCGCGCTGGCCGCCGGCTACCTCATTGACAGGGGCCTCAGGCCCTCAATCAGGGGCGGCGCGTGGTACGTGGGGCTTGTGACGTCAATAATGCTGGTTGACATACTAGGCCCCTACGGCCTCTCCTCGGTGTACGGGGGCGACCCGCCCATACCGTTCCCCTTCGACCTCGTTGCCGTGGCGGCGGTGACGCTGGTCGCCTACTTCGTCTCAGTGCTGACCGCGCCCAAGGAGTCCTAGCCAACATTGACCCTTATCGGTAGAACCTCCTCCGCCTTTTCTTCAGAAGCAACTGGTGGGCCCGGGGGGATTTGAACCCCCGACCACAGGGACCCGAGTCGGGCGCCAAGTCCTCGGCATTGGCGTACCCCGCATCCTGCCAGACTGGACTACGGGCCCACCAAGGGAAAAGACGGGGACAAGATATATAAGCTTGAAACCGGCGCCGGCCAACTAACTACGCCG
It includes:
- a CDS encoding AbrB/MazE/SpoVT family DNA-binding domain-containing protein — protein: MSETATTRKVQRLGGSSLIITLPKQWARRLGIKVGDEIEVIESGGKLLVQPRDQRAEDRAGTVAIRYNGIARMAGVEAIVNCAFVHGYDKVEILIKGLGEADVKRLMAELNASKKVASVERGTDRLIVTLAPSLNLDAARLIKEASSSLQQLLEAAASGAEEAEIRRLEGQALELIESSLRSSSKGSDIVDPMAYGVLLALPSMVADSSVVLKGRADLLNKLKEAVGEFLGGLASASGRRLLNAAMIASELRDMALHEGGAAAVVVPLADALLSASMKLICPSILEQEAEGLAE
- a CDS encoding pyruvate:ferredoxin oxidoreductase (POR), subunit alpha, whose translation is MQAQVQYKRPIPLSTNYAVAHAAKDLDVDVIAAYPITPQTTVVEKLSEFVANGELDAEFIHVESEHSALSATLAASLAGARAFTATASQGLAFMHEMLHVASGLRAPIVMSVAMRALSAPISIWNDQTDLFNARDAGWIIYFVHTAQEAYDTIIQAYRLAEDRDVLLPVMVGYDGYVMSHTTEPVVVEDRESVLKFAPKRPYPYRLDPDHPVTIGPIVPPEYYYEIKYQQVKAMEGVPEKAEEIDREFGKTFGRSYGIMECYMCDGAEALIVANASYAATMKSVLPDAWKQGLKVGLLRLRLYRPFPVKHFVNYTSNVKSVLVIDRAISYGAPYQGPLANEIAGLKVREDLGFNLTSVVAGIGQRAMENEDFLAIARLAWEARTRKYPETIFYGVRE
- a CDS encoding APC family permease; the encoded protein is MADRGIIEEDRKLSRSLGLWHYVAINIGAIIGSGWLLAPLGASAFNGPLSVASWVVAAALVAFMAIAYAYLASAAPRTGAVVRYPQMAHGDLVGFSTGALYLLSISSLLPAEAVATVYYASYYVPGLVKSATVLGQQLTVLTPKGLLLALAIVIVIFVINYFGVSLVGNVSLALMVWKIAVPLTVIAALLALAFNPHNFALAVSTQASGEGLSSAAAIFAAIPVTGIAYALLGFRQAVEYSGEGRKASSDVPKAVILSVALTAIIFILLQVAFIGGLRWSSIEVNETVRLSNGTVVRRLEPVTPGNWSALAVSNIAAAPLASELAIVGLGVLSIVMIIDAWVSPLGNAVVQMGNLGRIVYGMAANGHLPRRLSGLNRYAVPGLGLIVALALGLIFLLPFPSWYAIGSYAVLTTLLTYVTGGTALGAFTARSRSVKLLMAGALGAVGASLIAYWAGMIPMIPVFITFISALAAFMIIRAFSSRTSMLAVALPYAAAVAFSDYILAVKVFYPLSSGISVPEQAVVRYLALAMLLSVLSTAAALAAGYLIDRGLRPSIRGGAWYVGLVTSIMLVDILGPYGLSSVYGGDPPIPFPFDLVAVAAVTLVAYFVSVLTAPKES
- a CDS encoding thiamine pyrophosphate-dependent enzyme gives rise to the protein MAEQAKKLPRIKSLFDLPRDEYFLSGHGLCAGCTAGTIMRMLTKVAGKDAIIVNATGCVEVSTTRYPYSNWLVPWFHSAFENAGASAGGIARAIEVMKRKGMIPKDKQVKVIAVGGDGGTVDIGLQSLSGMLERRDPVMYVLYDNEAYMNTGIQRSGATPFHAWTTTTPAGKVWRGEWRTKKDIAMIVAAHRIPYVATANPAYPQDMINKFIRGLEVLDEGPSFIHVLMACTTGWRFDPALGITISRLATETGVFPLYEIDHGNFRVTFPIAKRKPVSEYLKLQGRFAHLTPAEIEEVQKLVDERVAEINKLAGKEVIGPVVKS
- a CDS encoding 4Fe-4S binding protein, with the translated sequence MSVRLPGWKEMAIGGIIVNPGNSLEYKTGDWKVLMPVIDQDKCIRCRICWYVCPDNAIKELDKPHTTKAKRVYKISYDVDYDYCKGCGMCAQECPVKAIDMVPVEVS
- a CDS encoding 2-oxoacid:acceptor oxidoreductase family protein is translated as MLEIRWHGRGGQGAVTASEVIASASIIEGKYALAFPEFGAERRGAPVRAYTRVTDSPLIPRTPIEHPDVVVVLDRSLLKPSYIEGLKDGGILVANSPLKPDELLQKLGFANRYRAATVDATSVAMKWLKANIVNTAILGALVKSTEIVKLDTVLDVIRSRFHGKIAEANVMAVKEAYDLTQLSWR